In Hemicordylus capensis ecotype Gifberg chromosome 13, rHemCap1.1.pri, whole genome shotgun sequence, a single window of DNA contains:
- the AP5Z1 gene encoding AP-5 complex subunit zeta-1 isoform X5 produces the protein MVDWLRYASVQQGVPQSSGGFFNPRARQPGPITEVDGTVATDFFTVLSVGQYYTEDQWLNMQAFSMLRKWLLCFGNDGTATPNSDDKSEVDGSVMSMVSVTSTSSRLLPPKERLREKAFEYCQRLIEQSNRRALKRADRELQKACLVEAVTLMDLICQQDSSHVYRSLSCLKNLHSRISGDLAYARVLLPIAQFFLNHSETAAVDSEAVYRHLFTQVPAQLFHSPMLAYEFVQFCRHNAQLFTENLGLFRQSTPNLFKFLAWNSPALIAEFVDLLPALLEADMAVEIFHLILDLPCLTAALDIQLRSALTPVSERTPLDPAAKPASCQDAFRHPQYRGLFQYLLRVEFGPGDPGSRLIPLRQLLGSMASSPRVVQCAESVPVLLQLFFGVIAKFADGPLANRLVLALLERSDQLYEIPAFKAEVYRVMSSQLPLLCKQHPPLVVELSKPLLEFLGTVGNIQSKEDIFTHMGFAVPVQDEDLCPEPSRLLRVRRRGHGSDPDAGHRTDEPVEDAQRGAVCVDAIGRRLRPPISPGHHRLPAPRHEDDQPAVRRRRTQLPSWLRRLGQRDASQSGAACLCSWEGGGVGDPTEREAPWEEKKCFVGRVGPPKCNPSLSPDGIHVCLLSCLGGFSRSPLFPGPSFRIVHPISKLLFLSL, from the exons ATGGTGGATTGGCTGAGGTATGCCAGTGTCCAGCAAGGGGTTCCCCAGTCCTCGGGAGGCTTCTTCAACCCCAGAGCAAGGCAG cCTGGGCCCATCACAGAGGTGGACGGCACGGTCGCCACGGACTTCTTCACCGTTCTCTCAGTGGGCCAGTATTACACAGAGGACCAGTGGCTCAACATGCAGGCTTTCTCTATGCTTCGGAAATGGCTCCTGTGTTTTGGGAATGATGGAACAGCCACTCCAAATTCAG ATGATAAATCGGAAGTGGACGGCTCAGTCATGTCCATGGTTTCTGTCACTTCCACCTCGAGCCGCCTGCTTCCCCCAAAGGAGCGCTTGAGGGAGAAGGCGTTTGAGTACTGCCAGCGGCTGATAGAGCAGAGCAATCGCC GGGCCCTGAAGAGAGCAGACAGGGAGCTGCAGAAAGCT TGCCTCGTCGAAGCTGTCACGCTCATGGACCTCATTTGCCAGCAGGACTCTTCCCACGTCTACCGCTCACTCTCCTGCCTCAAAAACCTGCACAGTCGGATCAGTGGAGATCTTGCCTATGCGCGGGTGCTGCTTCCCATTGCCCAGTTCTTCTTGAATCATA GTGAGACGGCCGCTGTGGACTCCGAAGCCGTGTACAGGCACCTGTTCACCCAAGTCCCGGCCCAGCTCTTCCACAGCCCCATGCTAGCCTACGAGTTCGTCCAGTTCTGCAGGCACAACGCCCAGCTCTTCACCGAGAACCTCGGCCTCTTCCGGCAGAGCACCCCGAACCTGTTCAAG TTTCTGGCGTGGAACAGCCCAGCCCTGATTGCCGAATTTGTGGATCTTCTGCCAGCTCTGCTCGAGGCAGACATGGCTGTGGAGATCTTTCACTTGATCCTGGACCTGCCCTGCCTCACAGCTGCCCTGGACATCCAGCTGAG GTCTGCCCTGACTCCTGTGTCCGAAAGAACGCCCCTTGACCCTGCCGCGAAGCCTGCCTCCTGCCAAGACGCCTTCCGCCACCCACAGTACAGGGGCCTCTTCCAGTACCTCCTCCGGGTCGAGTTTGGGCCCGGGGACCCTGGCAG CAGGCTGATTCCCCTCCGCCAGCTCCTGGGATCCATGGCCAGCTCCCCTCGAGTGGTCCAGTGTGCCGAAAGTGTCCCTGTCCTGCTGCAGCTCTTCTTTGGGGTCATAGCCAAG tTTGCAGACGGGCCACTAGCAAACAGACTGGTCCTGGCCCTGCTGGAAAGGAGTGACCAGCTCTACGAGATCCCAGCGTTCAAGGCAGAGGTGTACAG AGTGATGAGCTCCCAGCTCCCGCTCCTTTGCAAGCAGCACCCGCCGTTGGTCGTGGAACTGTCCAAGCCGCTTCTGGAGTTCCTGGGGACAGTCGGCAACATTCAGAGCAAAGAGGACATCTTCACCCACATG GGTTTCGCTGTTCCTGTCCAAGATGAGGACCTTTGTCCAGAGCCCAGCCGTCTCCTCCGTGTACGACGCCGAGGACACGGAAGCGATCCTGATGCGGGCCACCGAACTGATGAACCTGTTGAGGATGCCCAGCGTGGCGCAGTTTGTGTTGACGCCATCGGCCGACGTCTCCGGCCCCCGATTTCACCGGGACACCACCGTCTCCCTGCCCCTCGCCATGAAGATGACCAGCCAGCTGTTAGAAGgaggaggacccagctcccttcCTGGCTGAGGCGCTTGGGACAGCGCGATGCTTCTCAGAGTGGGGCGGCCTGTCTTTGCAGCTgggaaggaggtggggtgggtgacCCCACTGAGCGGGAGGCACCTTGGGAAGAGAAGAAatgctttgtgggcagagtgggACCGCCCAAGTGTaacccttccctttccccagacGGGATCCATGTGTGCCTTCTCTCTTGTCTGGGAGGATTTTCTCGGTCTCCCTTATTTCCCGGGCCCTCTTTCCGAATTGTCCACCCCATTTCCAAACTTCTTTTCCTGTCACTGTAG